The following proteins are co-located in the Castor canadensis chromosome 5, mCasCan1.hap1v2, whole genome shotgun sequence genome:
- the Rpl22l1 gene encoding ribosomal protein eL22-like isoform X2 has translation MRQQKDKKPKRSTWKFNLDLTHPVEDGIFDSGNFEQFLREKVKVNGKTGNLGNVVHIERFKNKITVVSEKQFSKRYLKYLTKKYLKKNNLRDWLRVVASDKETYELRYFQISQDEDGSESED, from the exons ATGCGGCAG CAGAAAGACAAGAAGCCTAAGAGGTCAACTTGGAAGTTTAATTTGGACCTTACTCATCCAGTAGAAGATGGAATATTTGATTCTGGAAATTTT GAACAATTTCTTCGGGAGAAGGTTAAAGTCAATGGAAAAACCGGTAATCTTGGAAATGTTGTTCACATTGAAcgcttcaaaaataaaatcacagttgTTTCTGAAAAACAGTTCTCTAAAAG gtaTTTGAAATACCTTACCAAGAAGTACCTTAAGAAGAATAATCTTCGTGATTGGCTTCGTGTGGTTGCATCTGACAAGGAGACTTACGAACTTCGTTATTTCCAGATTAGTCAAGATGAAGATGGATCTGAATCTGAGGACTAG
- the Rpl22l1 gene encoding ribosomal protein eL22-like isoform X3, protein MAPKDKKPKRSTWKFNLDLTHPVEDGIFDSGNFEQFLREKVKVNGKTGNLGNVVHIERFKNKITVVSEKQFSKRYLKYLTKKYLKKNNLRDWLRVVASDKETYELRYFQISQDEDGSESED, encoded by the exons ATGGCGCCG AAAGACAAGAAGCCTAAGAGGTCAACTTGGAAGTTTAATTTGGACCTTACTCATCCAGTAGAAGATGGAATATTTGATTCTGGAAATTTT GAACAATTTCTTCGGGAGAAGGTTAAAGTCAATGGAAAAACCGGTAATCTTGGAAATGTTGTTCACATTGAAcgcttcaaaaataaaatcacagttgTTTCTGAAAAACAGTTCTCTAAAAG gtaTTTGAAATACCTTACCAAGAAGTACCTTAAGAAGAATAATCTTCGTGATTGGCTTCGTGTGGTTGCATCTGACAAGGAGACTTACGAACTTCGTTATTTCCAGATTAGTCAAGATGAAGATGGATCTGAATCTGAGGACTAG
- the Rpl22l1 gene encoding ribosomal protein eL22-like isoform X1, which translates to MAPQKDKKPKRSTWKFNLDLTHPVEDGIFDSGNFEQFLREKVKVNGKTGNLGNVVHIERFKNKITVVSEKQFSKRYLKYLTKKYLKKNNLRDWLRVVASDKETYELRYFQISQDEDGSESED; encoded by the exons ATGGCGCCG CAGAAAGACAAGAAGCCTAAGAGGTCAACTTGGAAGTTTAATTTGGACCTTACTCATCCAGTAGAAGATGGAATATTTGATTCTGGAAATTTT GAACAATTTCTTCGGGAGAAGGTTAAAGTCAATGGAAAAACCGGTAATCTTGGAAATGTTGTTCACATTGAAcgcttcaaaaataaaatcacagttgTTTCTGAAAAACAGTTCTCTAAAAG gtaTTTGAAATACCTTACCAAGAAGTACCTTAAGAAGAATAATCTTCGTGATTGGCTTCGTGTGGTTGCATCTGACAAGGAGACTTACGAACTTCGTTATTTCCAGATTAGTCAAGATGAAGATGGATCTGAATCTGAGGACTAG